In Nonomuraea sp. NBC_00507, the following are encoded in one genomic region:
- a CDS encoding acyl carrier protein encodes MSHLDRLRAVFRRALNLPADADVDGLQYRAVPQWDSLAHMALIAAMEDEFSIMIDTDEMIDMSSFAKAAELLEKHGIGAAAV; translated from the coding sequence ATGAGTCATCTCGATCGCCTGCGGGCCGTCTTCCGCAGGGCGCTCAACCTTCCCGCCGACGCCGATGTCGACGGCCTCCAATACCGGGCGGTCCCACAGTGGGACTCGCTGGCCCACATGGCGTTGATCGCCGCGATGGAGGACGAGTTCTCCATCATGATCGACACTGATGAGATGATCGACATGAGCTCGTTCGCGAAGGCGGCCGAGCTGCTGGAGAAGCATGGCATCGGCGCCGCCGCCGTCTGA